ACGTCCGAAAACCGCCGAAGCCGAAGAGAAAAACCTCGAAACGCTGACGAAAACCATCGTCGAAACGACCGAGCAGCAGGTCACCTGGGAAACCATCCCCCTGATTGAACCCATCAGCCTGAGCCTGGGGTATAAGCTGGTTTCACTGGTGGATAAATCAAAAGGTAATCCGCTGACCCAGCGTATTCGCGGCGTGCGTCAGGTGATTTCCGATACTAATGGCGTATTGCTGCCAGAAATTCGCATTCGTGAAAATTTCAGGTTAAAGCCCAGCCAGTACGCGATCTATATCAATGGTATTAAGGCCGATGAGGCCGATATCCCGTCCGACCGCCTGATGGCGCTGTCTTCCAGCGAAACCTACGGCGAGATTGACGGCATATTAGGCAATGACCCGGCTTACAATATGCCGGTGACCTGGATTCAGGCAGCGCAGAAAGCAAAAGCATTGAATATGGGTTATCAGGTGATTGACTGCGCCAGTGTCATTGCCACTCACGTAAATAAGGTGGTGCGCAGTTACATTCCCGATCTGTTCAACTACGACGATATTACCCAACTGCATAACCGACTCTCTTCGATGGCTCCGCGGCTGGCGGAAGATCTCAGCGCCGCGCTGAATTACAGCCAGTTGCTGAAAGTGTATCGCGCATTGCTGATTGAAGGTGTTTCACTGCGCGATATCGTCACCATCGCCACCGTGCTGGTCGCCAGCAGTAGTGTGACGAAAGACCCCATTCTGCTGGTGGCTGATATCCGTCTTGCGCTGCGTCGCAGCATTACGCACCAGTTCGTGCGTAAGCAGGAACTGGCGGTTTATACGCTGAATAACGAACTGGAAAATCTGCTTTCTAACGTGGTGAATCAGGCGCAGCAGAGCGGTAAGGTGATGCTCGACAGTGTGCCAGTGGATCCGAATATGCTAAGTCAGTTCCAGAGCAACATGCCGCAGATTAAAGAGCAGATGAAAGCCGCAGGCAAAGAGCCGGTTCTGCTGGTCGCACCGCAGTTACGCCCGCTGCTGGCGCGCTACGCCCGACTCTTCGCGCCGGGCCTGAACGTTCTGTCTTATAACGAAGTGTCAGATGAGCTGGAACTGAAAATTATGGGCGCGTTGAGTTAAATCGTAGCTCGTCGGTTTAAGTTGGCCGCTATTCTGCCGCTTTATAACGCTGACGCGACAAGGATGTTGCACTTCAACTGTCTGCTCATTTAAAAGGATTGATGGGTGATCATTGAACGGGATATCCCGAATCATTTTGAAAATGCCTTTCAGTACGATGACCCTGAGGCACGCAGGTACACATATCCGGCATTTGTGCGCCAGCAAGAGCTGAAAAAGCATAATGAAAAGCAATCAGCAGTCGCCCCGATTGCCGCACGGGTGCCGCTTATTGAACCTGTCGATCTCTTGCTGGCAGGAACGGTGACAATTGTCTCCATCGTACTGCTGCTGTTTGCCTGTTAGATGATGGTATTTTCTTTCAGGATCCGGCGCGCGCCGAGAAAGTGATCCTGCCAGAACGGGTCGGATAACTGACTCACCCGAATAGTTTCGCCGGTACGCGGTGACTGGATAAACTGCCCATCCCCCAGATAGACCCCCATATGATCGGCAATCTCCTGGCTGTGAATATGGAAAAACAGCAGATCGCCACGGCGCAGGTCGCGGTGAGAGACAATCGTTGCCCGACGATAGTGATACATTTCATTTGCCGTGCGCGGTAATTTCGCCGCCAGGATTTTGTTGTAGGCGTAGAAGACCAGCCCGCTGCAGTCAAATCCGCGATCCGGATTGATGCCTCCCCATACGTAAGGTTTCCCGAGTTGCTCTTCCAGGCGATGTATGGCCACTTCCGTGATGTTCTGCAAGTGGTCACTGCTGAGGAAATCTTTATTTTCCGCCAGCGCCTGCCAGCGATGACTGTCCGCACGCAACGGTCCCGGAAACCACTCCGGATGCTGTTCAAGCAGCACACGGTTGTGCTGGCGCAGCGCTTTTTTGCTGGCCGGCGTTCCGGAGACTATATAATGCGCCTGCCTTCTGAGTTTCGCCTGATATTTACCGAGCAGTCGTTCGCGGTTATGCATCCGCAGCTTCGCGGCATAGCTTAATGTCTGATGGGAAGATGCTGCAGACCACGGTGAATAAATGACGCACAACGATAGCAGCCCCGGCAGAATGAAGCGCGGAGCACCTGAAAAAAACATAAAAAAACATAACCTAAATAAACAGTGAGGCCACAGTTTAACCAGGCGATGAAATGACCAGGCTTAATAATCAATAATTAAAAAATTAATGGTTTATTATCAGTGAATTGCATAGCAAGGACTCCTGTTGGCGTCCCTGACATCCTTTCTTCAATAACGGACAGAGCAGGTCAGGTTCTGACTGCGCTCACGACAAACGTGCTGTATAAATTGTAAACGCATCATGAGAGACTTGCGAAAAACTGTCGTGGTGTTAATGTGAGCGCACCAAATCCAGATTAGTCCGATTTGGGGATCTTATTATTTGCCGTTCTGGCGTGTGCAATCGTTTTATCAAGGAACAAGCAGTATGCGTAAAATCGCATTATTTATTGCGATGCTTTTGATCCCGTGCGTGTCATTCGCCGGCCTGCTGAGTAGCAATAGCTCCACAACGCCGATCAGCAAAGAATATAAGCAGCAATTGATGGGATCGCCGGTCTATATACAGATCTTCAAGGAAGAGCGCGCGCTCGATCTCTATGTCAAGATGGGTGAACAGTATCAACTTCTCGACAGCTACAAGATTTGTAATTACTCCGGTGGTTTAGGTCCAAAACAGCGCCAGGGGGACTTTAAAAGTCCGGAAGGTTTTTATAACGTCCAGCGCAGTCAGCTCAAACCCGATAGCCGCTTTTATAAAGCCATCAATATTGGTTTCCCGAACGCCTATGACCGCGCGCACGGTTACGAAGGCAAATATCTGATGATTCACGGTGCCTGCGTCTCCGTCGG
The DNA window shown above is from Citrobacter farmeri and carries:
- a CDS encoding C40 family peptidase — its product is MFFSGAPRFILPGLLSLCVIYSPWSAASSHQTLSYAAKLRMHNRERLLGKYQAKLRRQAHYIVSGTPASKKALRQHNRVLLEQHPEWFPGPLRADSHRWQALAENKDFLSSDHLQNITEVAIHRLEEQLGKPYVWGGINPDRGFDCSGLVFYAYNKILAAKLPRTANEMYHYRRATIVSHRDLRRGDLLFFHIHSQEIADHMGVYLGDGQFIQSPRTGETIRVSQLSDPFWQDHFLGARRILKENTII
- the dpaA gene encoding peptidoglycan meso-diaminopimelic acid protein amidase produces the protein MRKIALFIAMLLIPCVSFAGLLSSNSSTTPISKEYKQQLMGSPVYIQIFKEERALDLYVKMGEQYQLLDSYKICNYSGGLGPKQRQGDFKSPEGFYNVQRSQLKPDSRFYKAINIGFPNAYDRAHGYEGKYLMIHGACVSVGCYAMTDSGIDEIFQFVTGALVFGQSSVQVSIYPFRMTDANMQRHKYSYYKEFWSQLKPGYDYFEQTRKPPTVSVVDGRYVVSKPLSHEVVQPQLASNYALPETK